In Paralcaligenes sp. KSB-10, the following are encoded in one genomic region:
- a CDS encoding TetR/AcrR family transcriptional regulator, whose amino-acid sequence MSILNRSSFKDKAFKMREDAILDATAKTLGVKGFDLMTMDDIAIEVGISKPSLYKHFKSKEDLVCEAMIRLMNGALERLDDLPKEATPREQLKALLEWALRVRLTGGLPFLPSTSPHVRKMLTRNLRYVTRVLKLHNRLKKIVGQGKAKGELSTSLPDDVILFSFYARTCDPSVEYLQLYSKLDDDAIVQHMLKVCFEGLQ is encoded by the coding sequence ATGAGTATTCTAAATCGATCCAGCTTCAAAGACAAGGCTTTTAAGATGCGCGAAGACGCAATTCTTGACGCCACCGCGAAAACCCTGGGCGTCAAGGGTTTTGATCTGATGACGATGGACGACATCGCCATCGAGGTCGGTATCTCCAAGCCCAGCTTATACAAGCATTTCAAGTCCAAGGAAGATCTGGTTTGCGAAGCCATGATTCGGCTGATGAATGGAGCGCTGGAGCGTCTTGATGATTTGCCAAAAGAGGCAACGCCACGCGAGCAACTAAAGGCATTGCTGGAGTGGGCACTAAGGGTGCGGCTGACCGGCGGCTTGCCGTTTCTTCCCTCAACCAGTCCTCATGTACGCAAGATGCTTACACGCAACTTGAGGTATGTCACACGCGTACTCAAGCTGCATAATCGGCTCAAGAAAATCGTTGGGCAAGGCAAAGCCAAGGGTGAGCTCAGCACCAGCCTGCCCGATGACGTGATCCTGTTCTCTTTCTATGCCAGAACCTGCGACCCGTCAGTCGAATATCTTCAGCTCTATAGCAAGCTGGATGACGATGCCATCGTGCAACATATGCTGAAGGTCTGCTTTGAAGGCTTACAGTAG
- a CDS encoding deoxyribodipyrimidine photo-lyase, with the protein MPKFERGLMWFRRDLRLEDNATLVQALRECRRLFCVFVFDTDILSTLPADDRRVAFIDDCITELDAELRAAGGGLIVRHEAAHKAIPDLARSLNADVVFAGRDYEPEAKSRDQRVAAALKLEQRHFLQCKDQAIFEMDEILNGQGEPYKVFTAYKNAWLKALRPTHIEPFINQPPSGTLAPPPAQLTQRPSLNDIGFSHPAHPIPVATGSRGAQGLLADFLPRMDLYHERRDFPAVKGPSYLSVHLRFGTISIRALAREAYPAMQAGSVGAATWLSELIWRDFYFMILHHFPHVAGQAFRPEYDAISWECGPEADKLFRAWCDGITGYPIVDAAMRQLNQTGYMHNRLRMVVASFLTKDLGIDWRRGEQYFARQLNDFDLSANNGGWQWAASTGCDAQPYFRIFNPITQSRKFDAQGHVIRRYVPELAALSSKDIHAPWLAQPTALVHAGITLGVSYPMPIVDHGCARKVTLARYGILKD; encoded by the coding sequence ATGCCCAAATTCGAACGCGGCCTGATGTGGTTTCGGCGCGACTTGCGCCTTGAGGACAATGCCACCCTGGTACAGGCGTTACGCGAATGTCGCAGGCTTTTTTGTGTTTTTGTCTTTGATACCGACATTCTGTCGACACTTCCTGCGGATGACCGGCGCGTCGCTTTTATTGACGACTGCATCACCGAACTTGATGCTGAGCTGCGGGCGGCCGGCGGTGGGCTGATCGTTCGCCATGAGGCTGCGCATAAAGCAATACCCGATTTGGCGCGAAGCCTGAATGCAGACGTCGTCTTCGCTGGCCGCGACTACGAGCCTGAAGCAAAATCGCGCGACCAGCGGGTGGCTGCCGCGCTCAAGCTGGAACAGCGTCATTTTCTCCAGTGCAAAGATCAAGCCATCTTCGAAATGGACGAAATTCTTAATGGGCAAGGCGAACCTTATAAGGTGTTTACGGCCTACAAAAACGCCTGGCTCAAGGCACTGCGCCCGACGCATATTGAACCGTTTATCAATCAGCCGCCATCAGGCACGTTGGCGCCGCCGCCAGCCCAGCTGACGCAACGCCCCTCCCTTAATGATATTGGTTTCAGCCATCCAGCGCATCCGATTCCCGTAGCTACCGGCAGTCGCGGCGCTCAGGGTTTGCTTGCTGATTTCCTGCCACGCATGGATCTCTATCACGAACGCCGGGATTTCCCCGCCGTTAAAGGGCCGAGCTATCTGTCCGTGCATTTGCGCTTCGGCACCATTTCAATTCGCGCCCTGGCCCGCGAAGCCTATCCCGCCATGCAAGCAGGCAGCGTCGGTGCGGCGACCTGGTTAAGCGAACTGATATGGCGTGATTTCTATTTCATGATTCTGCATCACTTTCCCCATGTCGCTGGACAAGCATTTCGCCCTGAATATGATGCCATTTCATGGGAATGCGGCCCCGAAGCTGACAAGCTTTTTCGGGCCTGGTGCGACGGCATCACAGGCTATCCCATCGTGGACGCTGCCATGCGCCAGTTGAACCAGACCGGCTATATGCATAATCGACTCAGGATGGTCGTTGCAAGCTTCCTGACCAAAGACCTGGGTATAGACTGGCGCAGGGGCGAACAGTACTTCGCCCGGCAACTGAACGACTTTGACCTCTCGGCCAATAATGGGGGTTGGCAATGGGCCGCATCCACAGGCTGTGATGCGCAGCCTTACTTTCGAATATTCAATCCCATCACACAATCGCGCAAATTCGATGCACAGGGCCACGTCATTCGACGCTACGTTCCCGAGCTCGCGGCTCTTTCCAGCAAAGATATCCATGCTCCGTGGCTGGCTCAGCCAACTGCGCTAGTCCACGCCGGGATAACGCTGGGCGTCAGCTACCCTATGCCCATCGTCGATCACGGCTGCGCGCGCAAGGTAACCTTGGCGCGCTACGGGATATTGAAAGACTGA
- a CDS encoding Hsp20/alpha crystallin family protein has protein sequence MFRPLFARDIFAELDRLQREMQDAFGLSPSIRGIDRGGFPALNVGGTPQSVEVYAFAPGLDPATMEVSLDRGLLTIAGERSPELPSGDDEKATVHINERFSGRFRRVVSLSDDVDPSTVSADYHDGVLHIHMKRQESAQPRRITVE, from the coding sequence ATGTTCCGACCCTTGTTTGCCCGAGACATATTCGCGGAGCTGGATCGTCTGCAGCGCGAAATGCAGGACGCGTTTGGCCTGTCACCCAGCATTCGCGGCATCGATCGGGGAGGATTTCCCGCGCTAAACGTTGGCGGAACGCCACAATCAGTGGAGGTTTACGCCTTTGCACCTGGTCTCGATCCGGCGACGATGGAAGTGAGTCTGGATCGTGGTTTGCTAACTATCGCCGGCGAACGGAGCCCGGAACTTCCTTCCGGCGACGATGAAAAAGCCACCGTACACATCAATGAGCGTTTCAGCGGCCGATTCCGGCGGGTAGTGAGCTTGTCGGACGATGTGGATCCCAGTACGGTATCCGCCGACTATCATGACGGCGTGCTGCACATCCACATGAAGCGCCAGGAATCGGCCCAACCCCGCCGCATTACTGTGGAATGA
- a CDS encoding EAL domain-containing protein, translating into MAFQPILDLHTGRPYAYEALVRGLQGESAATVLALVNDGNRYQFDQSCRIKAIELASSLGLQDLPDCKLSINFLPNAVYQPAACIQATLKAARQCEFPLERLMFEVTEGEQLDDPAHLVNIFEEYHRHGFTTAIDDFGAGYSGLNLLARFQPHVLKLDMELTRDIDSNVARQAIVAGVVLMAEKLDILIIAEGIETQAECDLLSDLGVRYMQGYLFARPTIGKLV; encoded by the coding sequence ATGGCGTTTCAGCCCATCCTGGATCTTCACACCGGGCGGCCGTACGCATATGAAGCACTGGTTCGAGGGCTGCAAGGCGAATCCGCCGCGACAGTCCTCGCCCTGGTCAACGACGGCAACCGATATCAATTCGACCAATCATGCCGCATCAAGGCCATAGAACTGGCCAGCAGCCTTGGGTTGCAGGATTTGCCGGACTGCAAACTGAGCATCAACTTTCTGCCTAACGCCGTCTACCAGCCCGCAGCCTGCATACAGGCCACATTGAAAGCTGCCCGCCAGTGCGAATTTCCGCTGGAAAGGCTCATGTTCGAAGTAACCGAAGGCGAACAGCTGGACGACCCGGCACACCTCGTAAATATTTTCGAGGAATACCATCGACACGGATTCACGACAGCAATTGATGATTTCGGCGCCGGATATTCAGGCTTGAACTTATTGGCCCGATTCCAGCCACACGTGCTCAAGCTTGATATGGAGCTGACCCGCGACATTGACAGCAATGTGGCGCGGCAAGCCATTGTGGCGGGCGTCGTACTGATGGCCGAGAAACTTGACATCCTGATAATAGCCGAGGGAATCGAAACCCAGGCCGAATGCGATTTGTTGAGCGACTTGGGCGTTCGCTATATGCAAGGTTATTTATTCGCCCGACCGACGATTGGCAAGTTGGTGTAA
- a CDS encoding GGDEF domain-containing protein produces the protein MQRKQTERLLRLAHRDVLTGLPNRAALEEKFRSLSIRPSARGHSLVLLDLDEFKQVNDTYGHLAGDELLRMFATLLLSNLRRDDFVARLGGDEFVILLPDTLLEDAHQVAQKIVAGSFELEIKKNNPIQFGSSAGVTALLFGEGLNSAMARADKALYSAKSGGKGTVKIKLKSATHE, from the coding sequence GTGCAGCGCAAGCAAACGGAACGGCTATTGCGCCTGGCGCACCGCGATGTGCTGACCGGCCTGCCTAATCGAGCCGCCCTGGAAGAAAAGTTCCGCAGCCTGTCCATCAGGCCATCGGCGCGCGGCCATTCGCTTGTGTTGCTGGATCTGGATGAATTCAAACAGGTGAATGACACTTACGGTCACCTTGCCGGCGACGAATTACTTAGAATGTTTGCGACCTTACTATTGTCGAATCTTCGCCGGGATGATTTCGTGGCTCGCCTTGGGGGTGATGAATTTGTCATCCTGCTGCCGGATACACTACTTGAAGATGCGCACCAGGTGGCCCAGAAAATCGTTGCTGGAAGTTTTGAGCTTGAAATTAAAAAGAACAATCCAATCCAGTTTGGATCAAGCGCCGGAGTAACTGCGTTATTGTTTGGCGAAGGCTTGAACTCTGCCATGGCTCGGGCCGACAAGGCGTTATATAGCGCAAAGTCAGGCGGAAAGGGAACAGTAAAAATCAAATTGAAAAGCGCCACTCACGAATGA
- a CDS encoding Hsp20/alpha crystallin family protein — protein MNDTTAIARNEQASRAATTRADATQRSDEALMPPVDVIEDSTGITLRADLPGVPKDKLKLQVEAGTLTIEGEVSIPMLESMEATYVEVRLPRFRRVFTLSKELDTGKVSAELKQGVLSLRIPKAEHAQPRRIDIKVS, from the coding sequence ATGAACGATACGACTGCAATTGCCCGAAACGAACAGGCTTCCCGTGCTGCGACTACCCGCGCCGACGCCACTCAGCGCAGCGATGAAGCCCTGATGCCGCCGGTGGATGTGATCGAAGACAGCACCGGCATAACACTACGCGCCGATCTTCCAGGCGTGCCCAAAGACAAGCTCAAACTGCAGGTGGAGGCGGGCACTCTGACGATCGAGGGCGAAGTGAGCATTCCAATGCTGGAAAGCATGGAGGCGACTTACGTCGAGGTCCGTCTACCCCGCTTCCGGCGGGTGTTTACGCTGTCCAAGGAACTCGATACCGGCAAGGTTTCTGCCGAGCTCAAGCAAGGTGTGCTGAGTCTGCGCATTCCGAAGGCC